A portion of the Oncorhynchus clarkii lewisi isolate Uvic-CL-2024 chromosome 27, UVic_Ocla_1.0, whole genome shotgun sequence genome contains these proteins:
- the LOC139385516 gene encoding extracellular calcium-sensing receptor-like — protein sequence MLSKEGDVTIGGAFSIHTKISEPLLSFTDTPPPLICSSMNLIDFHLAQTMIFAIEEINNNSSLLPNISIGYRIYDSCGSTLSSMRAVMALMNGQERTVGKTCSGQSAVHAIIGASDSSSTIVMSRSTGAFQIPVISHFATCACLSNRKEFPSFFRTIPSDFYQSRALAQLVKYFGWTWVGAVRSDNAYGNNGMATFMEAASLEGVCIEYSEAILWNNPREQIARVVEVISRASSKVVVAFLSQWEMDVLLEEALAQNLTGLQWVGSESWITIDRLATRRSSAVLSGTLGFTISKSKIPGLREFLLRVGPAQDPNNTLLREFWEITFSCRFSPQQEKESGPRQSQCSGSERLEEIINPFTDTSALRFSNNVYKAVYAVAHSIHDLLTCRHGEGQGGNRNCAHRDSIEPGQVLRYLRDLNFTMKSGERVYFDENGDPTAIYELVNWQRDQAGETVFVTVGNYNASLPKGDQFAMNGIQIVWADNPLKRPRSVCSDSCLPGYRQAEIKGMPVCCFSCIPCAAGEISNLTDSTKCTQCSLEYWSNGDKSRCVPKVVEFLSFDETMGILLAAISLVGACLTIVVSLVFFSFRETPIVKASNSELSFLLLFSLTLCFLCSLTFIGRPSEWSCMLRHTAFGITFALCMSCVLAKTIAVVIAFQATMPGNTVPQCSIPLQRISVFSCTLLQVVICVLWLALAPSVPVKNTAHATEKVILECDVGSAIGFWAVLGYIGLLALLCFMLAFLARKLPDNFSEAKFITFSMLIFCAVWITFIPAYVSSPGKFTVAVEIFAILASSFGLLFCIFGPKCYIILLKPEKNTKKHIMGKSHVKSQ from the exons ATGCTGTCCAAGGAAGGAGACGTGACTATAGGAGGAGCCTTCTCCATCCACACCAAAATCTCAGAGCCCCTGCTCTCATTCACAGACACACCACCTCCTCTCATCTGCTCAAG CATGAACCTCATAGATTTTCATTTAGCTCAGACCATGATCTTTGCCATCGAAGAGATCAATAACAACAGTTCTTTGCTCCCCAACATCTCTATTGGCTACAGGATATATGATAGTTGTGGCTCGACTCTGTCCTCCATGCGTGCGGTTATGGCTCTGATGAACGGTCAGGAGAGGACGGTGGGAAAGACCTGCTCTGGCCAATCAGCAGTCCACGCCATCATCGGTGCCTCTGATTCTTCCTCCACTATTGTGATGTCACGATCCACAGGAGCTTTTCAAATACCAGTG ATCAGCCACTTCGCCACCTGCGCATGTCTGAGTAACAGAAAGGAGTTCCCCTCCTTCTTCAGAACCATCCCCAGTGACTTCTACCAGAGTAGAGCCCTAGCCCAACTTGTCAAATACTTTGGCTGGACCTGGGTGGGGGCTGTTAGAAGTGACAATGCCTACGGGAACAACGGCATGGCGACCTTCATGGAGGCTGCCAGTCTGGAGGGTGTGTGTATAGAGTACTCTGAGGCTATCTTATGGAACAACCCCAGGGAGCAGATAGCCAGGGTGGTTGAGGTGATTAGCAGGGCCAGCTCCAAGGTTGTGGTGGCCTTTCTGTCCCAGTGGGAGATGGATGTTCTGCTGGAGGAGGCATTGGCCCAGAACCTGACCGGGCTGCAGTGGGTAGGCAGTGAGTCCTGGATAACTATTGATCGCCTGGCCACTAGGAGGAGCTCTGCTGTCCTCAGCGGTACTCTGGGATTCACCATCAGTAAGTCTAAGATCCCAGGCCTCAGAGAGTTCCTGCTCCGTGTCGGTCCAGCCCAGGATCCAAACAACACCCTGCTCAGAGAGTTCTGGGAGATCACGTTCAGCTGCAGGTTTTCCCCTCagcaggagaaagagagtgggCCTAGGCAGAGTCAGTGCTCTGGGTCTGAGAGACTAGAGGAAATCATTAACCCCTTTACTGACACATCCGCGCTGAGATTCTCTAATAATGTGTATAAGGCAGTGTATGCTGTGGCCCACTCCATACATGACCTGCTGACCTGCAGGCACGGTGAAGGCCAAGGTGGGAATAGGAACTGTGCACACAGAGACAGCATCGAGCCAGGACAG GTGTTGAGATACCTGCGGGACTTAAACTTCACCATGAAGTCTGGGGAGAGAGTTTATTTTGATGAGAACGGAGACCCCACAGCCATCTATGAGCTGGTGAACTGGCAGAGAGACCAGGCAGGAGAGACTGTGTTTGTCACTGTGGGGAATTACAATGCCTCTCTCCCTAAAGGAGACCAGTTTGCCATGAATGGGATACAGATTGTATGGGCTGACAATCCCTTAAAG aggcCTCGGTCTGTGTGTAGTGACAGCTGCCTCCCAGGGTACCGCCAAGCAGAGATCAAAGGAATGCCAGTCTGCTGTTTTTCCTGTATCCCCTGTGCTGCTGGAGAGATCAGCAACCTAACAG ACTCAACTAAATGCACACAGTGTTCCCTGGAATACTGGTCCAACGGAGACAAGAGTCGCTGTGTCCCAAAGGTGGTGGAATTTCTCTCATTTGACGAAACCATGGGAATCCTCCTGGCTGCAATCTCATTGGTTGGAGCATGTTTAACCATAGTGGTGTCATTGGTCTTTTTTTCCTTCCGAGAGACTCCGATCGTCAAGGCCAGCAACTCTGAGCTGAGCTTCCTGCTGCTCTTCTCCTTGACtctgtgttttctgtgttctCTTACTTTCATTGGCCGGCCCTCTGAGTGGTCCTGTATGCTGCGCCACACAGCGTTTGGGATCACCTTTGCTCTGTGTATGTCCTGCGTCCTGGCAAAGACCATAGCGGTGGTGATAGCTTTCCAGGCCACAATGCCAGGCAATACAGTTCCCCAGTGCTCTATTCCTCTCCAGAGAATCAGTGTGTTCAGTTGTACCCTCCTACAGGTGGTTATATGTGTTCTCTGGTTAGCTCTAGCTCCTTCAGTCCCAGTCAAAAACACAGCCCACGCCACTGAAAAGGTCATTCTAGAGTGTGATGTGGGTTCAGCTATTGGTTTCTGGGCTGTGTTGGGGTATATAGGACTCCTGGCTCTCTTGTGCTTTATGCTGGCTTTTCTGGCTCGAAAGCTTCCTGATAACTTCAGTGAGGCAAAATTCATCACCTTCAGCATGCTCATATTCTGTGCAGTCTGGATCACCTTTATCCCAGCTTATGTCAGCTCTCCTGGGAAGTTCACAGTAGCTGTGGAGATATTTGCCATTTTGGCCTCCAGTTTTGGGTTGCTTTTCTGTATATTTGGTCCAAAGTGTTATATCATATTACTTAAACcagagaaaaatacaaaaaaacacatCATGGGGAAAAGTCATGTAAAATCACAATAA